The Micropterus dolomieu isolate WLL.071019.BEF.003 ecotype Adirondacks linkage group LG22, ASM2129224v1, whole genome shotgun sequence genome contains a region encoding:
- the LOC123961180 gene encoding C-C motif chemokine 4-like, with translation MAAPRLALSVFVLMLAVIALSEGLRGPGPKRCCFNFNEKPVPKERVVSYIRTSQQCSNPAILLKTVKGRQLCVRPSAPWVKELISSLNTKSVLGETSNL, from the exons ATGGCTGCCCCTCGTCTCGCTCTGTCCGTGTTTGTGCTGATGCTGGCTGTCATCGCTCTGAGCGAAG GTCTGCGTGGTCCTGGACCGAAGAGATGCTGTTTTAATTTCAATGAGAAACCGGTGCCTAAAGAGCGAGTGGTCAGCTACATCAGGACCAGCCAGCAGTGCTCCAACCCTGCCATCTT gttgAAGACAGTGAAAGGTCGTCAGCTGTGTGTCAGACCTTCAGCCCCTTGGGTGAAGGAGCTCATCAGCTCCCTGAACACCAAATCTGTCCTGGGAGAGACGTCCAACCTCTAA